TATTCCGAATTTATGAAATTCCTCTACTACAAAATTATAGGTGCCACCGTACAAAGTCTGCGGAAGTACAACGTGATCTCCTTTGTGCAAAAAAGCCAGCATTGAAGTGCTCACGGCCGCCATTCCGCTTCCGAAAATTAGCGCGGATTCACATTTTTCAAGCATTGCAATTTTTTTGCAAAGTGCCTCTTGGTTTGGCGTGTTAAAATAACGTGGGTATCGCTTTACATCAACATCTTCATATGCATAGCTGCTAGACATATACAAAGGCGAAATAGCGCCTTTAAACTGTTTGTCTTCCACTTCGCCAACGTGTGTACAGATAGTGTTAATTCCTATATTTTTTGATTTCATTCTATAAAATTTTTCAAGGTGCTTAAAGGTATAAATAACTGGGAAGAAAATCCCAAATTTCAAAAATCAAATCCCAAATAAATCTCAGATTGGAAATTTTAAAGCAATCATTTTCGATATTGTTTTTTTAGGATTTACTTTTTAATTGGAATTTGGGATTTCATTATTGGGATTTACTTTTCCTATCTTTATAAAAAAATTTTGCTCTTAAATTATTACAATGAAATTACTGTTAACTCACATAAAAGAATTGCTTCAAGTCCGTGAAAACTGCCCCACAAAACTCAGCGGAAAAGAAATGAAAGAACTCCCAACAATAAAAAACGCTTGGGTTTTTATAAACCATGGCGTGATTGAAGATTATGGAACTATGGACAAAATGGGGCCGCACCAAGGTTTTAAAACTTTGGATTGTAGTGGGAAAATTGTATTGCCAGCTTGGTGCGACAGCCACTCACACATTGTTTACGCTGGAAATCGGGAACAGGAATTTGTAGACCGCATTAATGGGCTTAGCTATCAAGAAATCGCAGAAAAAGGCGGTGGAATCGTGAACAGCGCCAAAAAATTACAAGAAACTTCGGAAGAAGATTTATATCATCAATCCGCCGCACGCTTGGAAGAAGTGATGCGCCTAGGTACTGGCTCCATAGAAATAAAAAGCGGTTACGGACTTACAACAGACGCGGAATTGAAGATGCTACGCGTTGCCAAAAAACTTTCGGAAGAATATCCCATTACAATCAAAACTACATTTCTGGGAGCGCATGCAATCCCGACGGAATATAAAGGCAATAAAGATGGTTATCTGGATTTGTTGTGCAACGAAATGCTTCCAAAAATTGCCGAAGAAAAACTAGCCGAATATGTGGATATTTTCTGTGAAGAAGGTTATTTTTCGGTTGCAGATATGGAACGGATTCTTTCCGAAGGAAAAAAACACAACCTCATTCCTAAAGTTCATGTAAACCAATTCAACAGTATCGGCGGAATTGCAGCTGCAGTAAAACACAATGCTTTAAGTGTGGATCATCTGGAAGTATTGACCGATGATGATTTGGAAGCATTAAAAAACAGTGAAACAATGCCCGTGGCACTTCCCTCCTGCTCTTACTTTTTGAGTATTCCATACACACCGGGCAGAAAAATAATTGATGCAGGATTGCCGTTAGCACTTGCAACAGATTACAACCCGGGTTCCACGCCAAGTGGAAATATGAATTTTGTGGTTGCAACGGCTTGTATTAAAATGCGTTTAACCCCCGAAGAAGCAATAAATGCCGCAACGGTAAACGGTGCATACGCAATGGGCTTGAGCAAAACCCACGGCAGCATCACAAGGGGTAAAAAGGCCAACTTCATCATTACAAAACCAGTGCCGTCCTATGGCTATTTGCCTTATGCTTTCGGAAGTAATTTGATTGATACGGTAATCATTAATGGTCAAGAAGTAAAATGAGTCTTGTGAAAATTTATTCCGAAAAAGATATTTTTTCTTTTCTTAAAAAAAGAGCTGGAGAAACCAAGTTTGGCGAAAAAGTAAACTTTGTTGAAACGCTCGAAGATTTAAAAAATCATTCAGCCAAATATGTGATTTTAGGAATTCCCGAGGATATTGGCGTTCGTGCAAATTATGGAAATCCTGGAACAGCTAAAGCTTGGGAAGCCTCTTTGGGAAGCCTTTTAAATATTCAACACAATCATTTAATCAATGCTGAAAACGTTATCCTTTTGGGCGAAATTGATTGTGAAACCCAAATGAAACAAGCAGCAACTATTTCTAAAGAAGAAAGCCATTATGCCGAAGCACTAGGCGAATTGGTTACCCAAATTGACCATAAAGTTTCCGAAATCATAAAAGCAATTGTCGAAACTGGTAAGTTTCCAATAATCATTGGCGGCGGCCACAACAATAGTTATGGAAATTTAAAAGGCACCTCCGAGGCACTGAAAAACCCAATTAACTGTATCAATTTTGATGCGCATACAGATTTTCGAGCCTTGGAACATAGGCATAGCGGCAACGGGTTTTCGTATGCCTTTGCGGATGGTTTTTTGGATAAATATTTCATCTTCGGGCTTCATAGAAATTATACTTCGGGAGCAGTTTTTAATTCTATCGAAAAAAATTCAGAAAGGGTAAAATTCAATCTTTTTGAGGATATTTCGGTGAAACAAAAATTGTCTTTTTCAGAAGCAATGAAAGAAGCAGAGAATTTCTGCTGCAATGAAACTTTTGGAATTGAGCTGGATACGGACGCTATAGAATTTATGGGAAGCAGTGCCATTTCACCCAGCGGATTTACGTTGACCGAAGCACGACAATTTGTTGCGCATTTCTCAAAAAATACAAATGCTACATACCTTCATATTTGTGAAGGATTGCCATCTGTTGGCATTTTTCCGAATCAAATTGGTAAAACTATTTCTTATTTGGTGAGCGACGTTTTATCTTAAAAATTTGCAAAATAAGACCACACATACTTCATTAT
The Aequorivita iocasae genome window above contains:
- the hutI gene encoding imidazolonepropionase, whose protein sequence is MKLLLTHIKELLQVRENCPTKLSGKEMKELPTIKNAWVFINHGVIEDYGTMDKMGPHQGFKTLDCSGKIVLPAWCDSHSHIVYAGNREQEFVDRINGLSYQEIAEKGGGIVNSAKKLQETSEEDLYHQSAARLEEVMRLGTGSIEIKSGYGLTTDAELKMLRVAKKLSEEYPITIKTTFLGAHAIPTEYKGNKDGYLDLLCNEMLPKIAEEKLAEYVDIFCEEGYFSVADMERILSEGKKHNLIPKVHVNQFNSIGGIAAAVKHNALSVDHLEVLTDDDLEALKNSETMPVALPSCSYFLSIPYTPGRKIIDAGLPLALATDYNPGSTPSGNMNFVVATACIKMRLTPEEAINAATVNGAYAMGLSKTHGSITRGKKANFIITKPVPSYGYLPYAFGSNLIDTVIINGQEVK
- a CDS encoding formimidoylglutamase, coding for MSLVKIYSEKDIFSFLKKRAGETKFGEKVNFVETLEDLKNHSAKYVILGIPEDIGVRANYGNPGTAKAWEASLGSLLNIQHNHLINAENVILLGEIDCETQMKQAATISKEESHYAEALGELVTQIDHKVSEIIKAIVETGKFPIIIGGGHNNSYGNLKGTSEALKNPINCINFDAHTDFRALEHRHSGNGFSYAFADGFLDKYFIFGLHRNYTSGAVFNSIEKNSERVKFNLFEDISVKQKLSFSEAMKEAENFCCNETFGIELDTDAIEFMGSSAISPSGFTLTEARQFVAHFSKNTNATYLHICEGLPSVGIFPNQIGKTISYLVSDVLS